One window of Akkermansia biwaensis genomic DNA carries:
- a CDS encoding PEP-CTERM sorting domain-containing protein (PEP-CTERM proteins occur, often in large numbers, in the proteomes of bacteria that also encode an exosortase, a predicted intramembrane cysteine proteinase. The presence of a PEP-CTERM domain at a protein's C-terminus predicts cleavage within the sorting domain, followed by covalent anchoring to some some component of the (usually Gram-negative) cell surface. Many PEP-CTERM proteins exhibit an unusual sequence composition that includes large numbers of potential glycosylation sites. Expression of one such protein has been shown restore the ability of a bacterium to form floc, a type of biofilm.) has product MTSVAGGIHSTLATCTGDLTFSFDLKLTSAGNNNKNHAFSFFLMNGGETLQSLTYNSKTGDNLLSVSSSIYVQMTFTAEEVSAMRDAGIDQDLVFLASTDSVTGSNQGVLMSNFQLSGEGLAVPEPATASSGLAGMAFLLMRRRKK; this is encoded by the coding sequence ATGACGTCTGTAGCAGGCGGCATTCACTCCACCCTGGCGACATGCACCGGAGATTTGACCTTTTCCTTTGATCTCAAGCTTACTTCCGCAGGAAACAACAACAAAAATCATGCCTTCAGTTTCTTCCTGATGAATGGGGGCGAAACCCTGCAATCCCTTACTTACAACAGTAAAACGGGAGACAATCTGCTTTCTGTTTCTAGTTCCATTTATGTTCAAATGACATTTACGGCGGAAGAGGTATCAGCAATGAGAGATGCCGGAATCGACCAGGACCTGGTATTTCTGGCTTCCACCGATAGCGTTACCGGCAGCAACCAGGGTGTGCTGATGAGCAACTTCCAATTGTCCGGAGAAGGCCTGGCTGTCCCGGAACCGGCCACCGCTTCCTCAGGTCTGGCCGGAATGGCTTTTCTGCTGATGCGCCGCCGCAAAAAATAA
- a CDS encoding DMT family transporter: MPRRQKTLGHIAALLTILIWGTTFVSTKVLLQDFTPVTVLFTRFVIGYAFLWCLKPRWMPFSGWKKEFLFAGAGLTGVTLYFLLENIALTYTLASNVGIIVAVVPFFTALLAHFLIKGERFTPRFFLGFVAAFSGIFLIMANGAFVLELNPAGDLLALGAAFVWAVYSILMKKIGVNTSNMVTCTRRIFFYGIVMMVPALFLLPVNFDWDLFIRPVNAANLLYLGFFASALCFLAWSRVVEVLGAVKSSVYIYMVPVVAVIASALILGETLTWISITGILLTLCGVMISEYRKKG, translated from the coding sequence ATGCCGCGCCGCCAAAAAACCCTTGGGCACATTGCCGCCCTGCTGACTATCCTGATCTGGGGCACAACCTTCGTCTCCACCAAAGTGCTGCTGCAGGACTTCACACCCGTTACAGTGCTCTTCACGCGCTTTGTTATCGGCTATGCCTTTCTCTGGTGCCTGAAACCTCGCTGGATGCCTTTCTCCGGCTGGAAAAAGGAATTCCTGTTTGCCGGGGCCGGTTTGACGGGAGTCACCCTGTATTTCCTGCTGGAAAACATCGCCCTGACGTACACGCTGGCTTCCAACGTGGGAATCATCGTGGCCGTGGTGCCGTTCTTCACAGCCCTCCTGGCCCACTTCCTGATCAAGGGGGAACGGTTCACGCCGCGATTCTTCCTAGGCTTTGTCGCCGCGTTTTCAGGCATTTTCCTCATCATGGCGAATGGGGCTTTCGTTCTGGAATTGAATCCGGCAGGCGACCTGCTGGCCCTGGGAGCAGCCTTTGTCTGGGCGGTTTATTCTATCCTGATGAAGAAAATCGGTGTCAACACGTCCAACATGGTAACCTGCACGCGCCGCATTTTCTTCTACGGCATCGTGATGATGGTGCCGGCTCTGTTCCTGCTGCCGGTGAACTTTGACTGGGATCTGTTCATCCGGCCCGTCAACGCCGCGAACCTGCTGTATCTGGGCTTCTTTGCCTCCGCCCTGTGCTTCCTGGCCTGGAGCCGGGTGGTGGAAGTGCTGGGAGCCGTCAAATCCAGCGTTTACATTTACATGGTCCCTGTCGTGGCCGTGATAGCTTCCGCTCTCATCCTGGGGGAAACCCTGACATGGATTTCCATAACGGGGATTCTTCTGACCCTTTGCGGCGTCATGATTTCCGAATACAGGAAAAAAGGCTGA
- a CDS encoding LamG-like jellyroll fold domain-containing protein, whose translation MRKSLVTIFFSSVMVAATFLASNADASTLLYGLDFNDLNEQNLTNLGSGTTAIGRTNGYINWSGDDLPLADGGYAHRVNGGTFNISSSSGIDGINLSTGFSVGLHLKNGNNPVWQNALSITFGTTTIRVEMTSSNQWVIYNGADIGIPQGTLLFQADPGNWDYLGLTFQGDKMNVYKNGQLTNSITTGLSDSTLVTGIRGGGEHAATNSQVYIDNVAVYDGVLNGNDFAYLSQHAMPAELVPEPASASLSLLGLASLLMRRRRK comes from the coding sequence ATGCGCAAAAGCTTGGTGACTATATTTTTCTCCAGCGTCATGGTGGCTGCAACATTCCTGGCTTCCAACGCCGATGCCTCCACCCTACTTTATGGTCTGGATTTCAATGATTTAAATGAACAAAATTTAACCAATCTGGGGAGCGGAACAACCGCCATAGGCAGAACAAACGGATACATCAACTGGAGTGGAGACGATCTTCCCCTTGCCGATGGAGGCTATGCCCACCGGGTCAACGGCGGAACATTCAATATCAGCAGCAGCAGCGGCATTGACGGCATCAACCTTTCCACCGGGTTCAGCGTCGGTCTCCATCTGAAAAACGGCAACAATCCCGTCTGGCAGAATGCCCTTTCCATCACATTCGGCACCACAACCATCAGGGTGGAAATGACTTCTTCCAACCAGTGGGTGATTTACAACGGGGCCGACATAGGTATTCCGCAAGGAACTCTTCTCTTCCAGGCAGACCCCGGCAACTGGGATTACCTGGGTCTGACCTTCCAAGGCGACAAAATGAATGTGTACAAAAACGGCCAGTTGACTAATTCCATCACGACCGGTCTTTCAGATTCCACCCTCGTTACCGGCATCAGAGGCGGAGGCGAACATGCCGCTACTAATTCCCAGGTCTATATAGACAACGTGGCCGTTTATGACGGCGTGCTCAATGGCAACGATTTCGCCTACCTGAGCCAGCATGCCATGCCTGCCGAGCTGGTTCCGGAACCGGCCTCCGCTTCCCTGAGCCTGCTGGGGCTGGCTTCCCTGCTTATGCGCAGGAGGAGAAAATAG
- the cysS gene encoding cysteine--tRNA ligase: MLHLYDTRTRKAQEISPMDGKTLRFYCCGPTVYAPAHIGNFRTFIMQDVFRRVVELGGTATTHVRNLTDVDDKTIRDSRKAAVTLAEFTATWADKFHRDCQALNCLPPHVEPSAVAHIPEQIEMVKALVEKGHAYPSEDGSVYFRISSFPEYGSLSHLDKRELDLGKTANARSNADEYEKDSVADFVLWKSRRPEDGDNYWPSPWGEGRPGWHLECSAMIHKYFGNDFDLHSGGVDLVFPHHENEVAQSRCACGGGFARLWFHIAHLLVDGGKMSKSLGNMYTLEDLAKLGHKAEAVRYVLAGGYYRRPLNFTLSSLEDAKAALNRMAKFDAQLRTAAGTDTVPSYDEFRTLRSEPGIFQPAWDSLNDDLNTPEALGHVFTAIKKADVSSLSPEEALHMRHAFHFILNAFGIILPEEEKEEAPEEVRTLAEQRWQAKQNRDWAEADRLRAEVTARGWTIKDRKDGYDIVRN, from the coding sequence ATGTTACACCTTTACGATACCCGCACCCGGAAGGCACAGGAGATTTCCCCAATGGACGGAAAAACGCTGCGCTTCTACTGCTGCGGTCCCACGGTGTATGCTCCCGCCCACATCGGCAATTTCCGCACCTTCATCATGCAGGATGTGTTCCGCCGCGTTGTGGAACTGGGAGGAACGGCCACCACACATGTCCGCAACCTGACGGACGTGGATGACAAAACCATCCGCGACTCCCGCAAGGCGGCCGTCACTCTGGCGGAATTCACCGCCACATGGGCGGACAAGTTCCACCGGGACTGCCAGGCCCTCAACTGCCTCCCCCCGCATGTGGAACCCTCCGCCGTCGCCCACATTCCGGAGCAGATAGAAATGGTGAAAGCCCTTGTGGAAAAAGGCCACGCCTACCCTTCCGAAGACGGGTCCGTGTATTTCAGGATTTCCTCTTTCCCGGAATACGGCAGTCTTTCCCATCTGGACAAGCGGGAACTGGACCTCGGCAAAACCGCCAACGCCCGTTCCAATGCAGACGAGTATGAAAAGGATTCCGTGGCGGATTTCGTGCTTTGGAAAAGCCGCCGGCCGGAAGACGGAGACAACTACTGGCCGTCCCCGTGGGGAGAAGGACGCCCTGGCTGGCACCTGGAATGCTCCGCAATGATCCATAAATACTTCGGCAATGATTTCGACCTTCATTCCGGCGGTGTGGACCTCGTCTTCCCCCATCATGAGAACGAAGTAGCCCAATCGCGCTGCGCCTGCGGAGGCGGCTTTGCGCGCCTGTGGTTCCATATTGCCCACCTGCTGGTGGACGGCGGCAAAATGTCCAAGTCCCTGGGCAACATGTACACGCTGGAAGATCTGGCGAAGCTGGGTCATAAAGCGGAAGCCGTACGCTACGTGCTGGCCGGCGGCTACTACCGGCGGCCGCTGAATTTCACTCTTTCCTCCCTGGAGGATGCAAAAGCCGCCCTGAACCGCATGGCCAAATTCGACGCACAACTCCGGACCGCCGCGGGAACGGACACCGTCCCTTCCTATGACGAGTTCCGCACGCTGCGTTCCGAACCTGGGATTTTCCAGCCTGCCTGGGACAGCCTGAACGACGACCTGAACACTCCGGAAGCCCTGGGTCACGTTTTCACCGCCATAAAAAAGGCGGACGTTTCCTCCCTGTCTCCGGAAGAAGCGCTTCATATGCGGCACGCGTTCCATTTCATCCTGAATGCCTTCGGCATCATCCTGCCGGAAGAGGAGAAGGAAGAAGCACCGGAGGAAGTGCGCACGCTGGCGGAACAGCGCTGGCAGGCCAAGCAGAACAGGGACTGGGCGGAAGCCGACCGTCTCCGGGCGGAAGTGACGGCCCGGGGCTGGACCATCAAGGACCGGAAGGACGGCTACGACATCGTCAGGAACTAA
- a CDS encoding beta-N-acetylhexosaminidase — translation MKAFLFAAAFLCSLCWAGTNPYNIIPEPVKVTTASGTTKNLKILNEQKVSGLGSEGYTMKLTPGGVELRYTTPNGKAMAMATLLQLQDQLSDTPSGLPCGSIQDAPDFGWRGMMVDVGRYHYPMKELYNFVDAMHYYKYNVLHLHLTEDQGWRLPVPGYDKLRTIGAVRPSAPPNQGNALLANEGMYTKKELQDLVAYCNARGIQVLPEVEMPGHNMALAASYPEFCCNTKRAQVWTHGGVSSKLICPQKPGTKKFIKDTFDTVKQIFPFDYVHIGGDECPMGDWKKCPDCQAARAKKGQGDDVEAQMSDFTKNLGALLAKNKKKPILWYDINKGYYHKGETVMSWLPGEFPRCIDKTKEQGIDLIVTPQYKYYLARTQMKFPKDDVRARPGGGPILLKDCYNFDPRNGRDKNDVKHIKGINLCMWAEWIPSGELLMYMTYPRAMAVSETAWGNHKNRPSLEDFEKKMETHKKHFQKRFGYTLERTVENKPYREKFITQEQIDRINENYKKGQQNADK, via the coding sequence ATGAAAGCATTCCTATTTGCGGCAGCGTTCCTCTGCTCCCTTTGCTGGGCAGGGACCAACCCCTATAACATCATTCCGGAGCCCGTCAAGGTGACGACCGCCTCCGGCACTACCAAGAACCTCAAAATCCTGAACGAACAGAAAGTTTCGGGGCTTGGCAGTGAAGGCTACACCATGAAGCTTACGCCCGGCGGCGTGGAGCTGCGCTACACCACGCCCAATGGAAAAGCCATGGCCATGGCAACCCTCCTCCAGCTTCAGGACCAGCTCTCGGATACTCCGTCCGGGTTGCCTTGCGGCAGCATCCAGGATGCGCCGGACTTCGGCTGGCGCGGCATGATGGTGGATGTGGGCCGCTATCACTACCCGATGAAGGAACTCTACAATTTTGTGGACGCCATGCACTACTACAAGTACAACGTCCTGCACCTGCACCTGACGGAAGACCAGGGCTGGCGCCTGCCCGTTCCGGGCTACGACAAGCTCCGTACCATCGGGGCCGTCCGCCCCTCCGCCCCGCCCAACCAGGGGAACGCCCTGCTGGCCAATGAAGGCATGTACACCAAGAAGGAGCTCCAGGATCTGGTGGCCTACTGCAATGCACGCGGCATCCAGGTACTGCCGGAAGTGGAAATGCCCGGCCATAATATGGCACTGGCGGCCTCCTACCCGGAATTCTGCTGCAATACCAAGCGCGCCCAGGTATGGACGCACGGCGGCGTTTCCTCCAAGCTGATTTGCCCCCAGAAACCTGGAACCAAAAAGTTCATCAAGGACACGTTTGACACGGTCAAACAAATCTTCCCCTTTGACTATGTGCACATCGGCGGGGACGAATGCCCCATGGGCGACTGGAAGAAGTGCCCGGACTGCCAGGCGGCACGCGCCAAGAAGGGCCAGGGAGACGATGTGGAAGCCCAGATGAGCGATTTCACGAAGAACCTGGGCGCCCTTCTGGCCAAAAACAAGAAAAAGCCCATCCTGTGGTATGACATCAACAAGGGTTACTACCACAAGGGAGAAACCGTCATGTCCTGGCTGCCGGGAGAATTTCCCCGGTGCATCGACAAGACGAAGGAACAGGGAATCGACCTGATCGTCACTCCCCAGTACAAGTATTACCTGGCTCGCACCCAGATGAAGTTCCCGAAGGACGACGTCCGCGCCAGGCCCGGCGGCGGCCCCATCCTGCTCAAGGACTGCTACAATTTCGATCCCCGCAACGGACGGGACAAAAACGACGTCAAGCACATCAAGGGCATCAACCTGTGCATGTGGGCGGAATGGATTCCTTCCGGGGAACTGCTGATGTACATGACCTATCCGCGGGCCATGGCCGTCTCTGAAACCGCCTGGGGCAACCACAAGAACCGCCCCAGCCTGGAAGACTTCGAGAAGAAGATGGAAACCCACAAGAAGCACTTCCAGAAGCGTTTCGGCTATACGCTGGAACGCACGGTCGAGAACAAGCCCTACCGTGAAAAGTTCATCACCCAGGAGCAGATCGACCGCATTAACGAGAACTACAAGAAGGGTCAGCAGAACGCGGACAAGTAG
- a CDS encoding sulfatase family protein, which produces MHQYLTNGLLLAACSASLAFSAQTKEEDQRPNILVIVTDDHSYQTLGTCEKDSPMPYPNFRKLADEGMVFDRSYCANSLCGPSRACIYTGRHSHMNGYLFNEHAAPFDGSQPTFPKMLQKAGYQTAIVGKWHLEAIPPNARGDMSKYESNPTGFDYWEIFPGQGNYFNPDFITPGKDGKRVVKTEPGYATELVTQKSLKWLDQRDKTKPFMLVVGHKAPHRCWCPSIQNLGRAKQYADLADPPANLEDDFANRPEFLKMTEQTLLNHFNVWSDEHLIKEVVPEDIQKMLSCPESKTLHTKYDWEMPEWVRMDPQQKEAWYNYHKARTLQLVKDIRSGKIKTKNDILLRRWRHYMEDYLGTVLSVDESIGEIMDYLKKNGLEKNTIVLYCGDQGFYMGEHGLYDKRWIFEESFRMPLIMKWPGHIKPGVRSNAMVQELDYAPTFCEVAGAATPENMSTFQGRSLTPLFKTGEHPDFKDRPLYYAFYENPGEHNAPRHDGLRTERYTLSYLWTSDEWMLFDNHKDPAQMMDVHAKPEYAETMKELKKLYRQLRKDCQVPEGFPGATGKLSVTPRWDCGTGKN; this is translated from the coding sequence ATGCACCAATATCTAACGAACGGCCTGCTGCTGGCGGCCTGCTCCGCCTCCCTGGCATTCAGCGCCCAGACCAAGGAGGAAGACCAACGGCCCAATATTCTGGTCATTGTCACGGACGATCATTCCTACCAGACCCTGGGCACCTGTGAAAAAGATTCTCCCATGCCCTACCCGAATTTCCGCAAGCTGGCGGACGAAGGCATGGTGTTCGACCGCAGCTACTGCGCCAACTCCCTTTGCGGACCGTCCCGCGCCTGCATTTACACGGGCCGCCATTCCCACATGAACGGCTACCTGTTCAATGAACACGCCGCTCCTTTCGACGGTTCCCAGCCCACCTTTCCCAAAATGCTTCAGAAGGCCGGATACCAGACGGCCATTGTAGGCAAATGGCACCTGGAAGCCATTCCGCCGAATGCCAGGGGAGACATGTCCAAATATGAGTCCAATCCCACCGGATTCGACTACTGGGAAATTTTCCCCGGCCAGGGCAACTATTTCAACCCGGATTTCATCACGCCCGGCAAGGACGGCAAACGCGTGGTGAAGACGGAACCCGGCTATGCCACGGAGCTGGTCACGCAAAAGAGCCTCAAGTGGCTGGACCAGCGTGACAAGACGAAGCCCTTCATGCTTGTCGTGGGCCACAAGGCTCCCCACCGTTGCTGGTGCCCTTCCATCCAGAATCTGGGACGCGCCAAGCAGTATGCGGACCTTGCCGATCCGCCCGCCAATCTGGAAGACGACTTTGCCAACCGTCCGGAATTCCTGAAAATGACGGAACAGACGCTGCTCAACCATTTCAATGTCTGGTCCGACGAACACCTGATCAAGGAAGTGGTTCCGGAAGACATCCAGAAGATGCTGTCGTGCCCTGAATCCAAGACCCTGCACACCAAGTACGACTGGGAAATGCCGGAATGGGTGCGCATGGACCCGCAGCAGAAGGAAGCCTGGTATAATTACCACAAGGCTCGCACCCTCCAGCTTGTGAAAGACATCCGCAGCGGCAAGATCAAGACCAAGAATGATATCCTGCTCCGCCGCTGGCGCCATTACATGGAAGATTACCTGGGCACCGTGCTTTCCGTGGATGAAAGCATCGGGGAAATCATGGATTACCTGAAGAAGAACGGCCTGGAGAAAAACACCATCGTCCTCTATTGCGGGGACCAGGGTTTCTACATGGGAGAACACGGCCTGTACGACAAGCGCTGGATTTTCGAGGAATCTTTCCGGATGCCCCTCATCATGAAGTGGCCGGGGCACATCAAGCCCGGCGTGCGTTCCAACGCCATGGTGCAGGAACTGGACTACGCCCCCACTTTCTGTGAAGTGGCCGGAGCCGCCACCCCGGAAAACATGTCCACCTTCCAGGGGCGCAGCCTCACGCCGCTGTTCAAGACGGGAGAACACCCGGACTTCAAGGACCGTCCGCTGTATTACGCCTTCTATGAAAATCCCGGGGAACACAACGCTCCGCGCCACGACGGCCTCCGTACGGAACGCTATACTCTTTCCTACCTCTGGACCAGCGACGAATGGATGCTTTTCGACAACCACAAGGACCCCGCCCAGATGATGGACGTTCACGCCAAGCCGGAGTATGCGGAAACCATGAAGGAACTCAAAAAACTGTATCGGCAGCTCCGCAAGGATTGCCAGGTTCCGGAAGGTTTTCCCGGCGCCACGGGCAAGCTCTCCGTCACCCCCAGATGGGACTGCGGGACCGGCAAGAATTGA
- a CDS encoding thioredoxin family protein, protein MSLFRPFMLITASLLLASCAGTSPDANKPKVRKSLSEQLQDNLAASIANVPPSLMGNGPGTQQATQLTASTQEEMLASADSGAVFFTDPYNSDASIPGLDEAFTRKKENQRWIQSYSSALREAQRTGYPILIWFHHSKGSPPSRKLAADLLHTREFEEWAKENIIRVCYDQAEEFESEPNAKKRKRMKDYVSKAPSLFGVRGTPVLLIMSPDGTKVDTLRGYYNGQSRLYFDQIKNSVKLANQQYEKFKETLIPKGYRTWTGANGNTLFAKLSRYSEKDQAIWLQEFDGHQNKTSLRSLSEEDRKWVLDQKAARKASAPATGRL, encoded by the coding sequence ATGAGTTTGTTCAGGCCCTTCATGCTCATAACGGCATCCCTCCTCCTGGCCTCCTGCGCGGGAACATCTCCGGATGCAAACAAGCCGAAAGTCCGGAAAAGCCTTTCCGAACAGTTGCAGGACAATCTGGCCGCATCCATCGCCAACGTTCCCCCTTCGCTCATGGGAAACGGCCCCGGAACGCAGCAGGCCACCCAGTTGACCGCCTCCACCCAGGAGGAAATGCTGGCAAGTGCGGACAGCGGCGCCGTGTTTTTCACGGACCCCTACAATTCAGACGCATCCATTCCCGGCCTGGATGAAGCCTTCACGCGGAAGAAGGAAAACCAGCGGTGGATACAAAGTTATTCGTCCGCCCTCCGGGAGGCCCAGAGAACCGGCTATCCCATCCTGATCTGGTTCCACCATTCCAAGGGAAGCCCCCCCAGCAGGAAACTGGCTGCGGACCTGCTCCACACGCGGGAGTTCGAGGAATGGGCCAAGGAAAATATTATCCGCGTCTGCTATGACCAGGCGGAAGAATTTGAAAGCGAGCCGAACGCCAAAAAGCGCAAGCGGATGAAGGATTATGTCAGCAAGGCCCCTTCCCTGTTCGGAGTCAGGGGGACGCCCGTCCTGCTGATCATGTCTCCGGACGGCACCAAGGTGGATACCCTCCGCGGTTATTACAACGGTCAAAGCCGCCTTTATTTCGACCAGATCAAGAACAGCGTCAAACTGGCGAACCAGCAGTATGAAAAATTCAAAGAAACCCTGATCCCCAAAGGCTACAGGACCTGGACCGGGGCAAACGGCAATACCCTGTTCGCCAAACTTTCCCGCTATTCGGAGAAGGATCAGGCCATCTGGCTTCAGGAATTCGACGGCCACCAGAATAAAACCTCCCTGAGAAGCCTTAGCGAAGAAGACAGGAAATGGGTTCTGGATCAAAAGGCGGCGCGGAAGGCTTCCGCACCCGCGACCGGAAGGCTCTAG